The following proteins come from a genomic window of Dehalococcoidales bacterium:
- a CDS encoding nucleotidyltransferase domain-containing protein: MAITSLNNNILTATLFGKSRRAVLSLLYNRADESFYLRQIASITGIGLGPIQRELKNLTDTGIIIREVRGKQVHFRANVQCPIYNELKGIVRKTFGVADVIRESLAPISKKIEVAFIFGSVAQIADTRASDIDVMIIGEVSFSSVSSAISQAEKLIQREINPVVYPPAEFKQKVKEDHHFVKTVLENEKIFLVGNEGELQKLKASASLIQTYSFPVSKAKLAEFCRRHHIKKLSLFGSVLREDFRQDSDIDMLVEFEPGHVPGLFGLADMETELSALLDGHKVDLRTPADLSRYFRDRVLREAEVQYATTR; encoded by the coding sequence ATGGCGATTACATCATTAAATAACAATATTCTTACTGCAACCCTCTTCGGCAAGTCACGACGGGCGGTTTTATCCTTGCTCTATAACCGTGCCGATGAATCATTCTACTTGCGCCAGATTGCAAGTATCACTGGTATCGGCTTAGGGCCGATACAGAGAGAGCTAAAAAACCTGACGGATACTGGTATCATCATCCGAGAAGTACGGGGCAAACAGGTCCATTTTCGTGCCAACGTACAGTGCCCTATTTACAATGAGTTGAAAGGCATAGTGCGAAAGACCTTCGGTGTGGCTGATGTTATCCGGGAATCATTAGCCCCAATTTCAAAGAAGATCGAGGTGGCTTTTATCTTCGGCTCCGTTGCTCAAATCGCAGATACTAGAGCCAGTGACATAGATGTCATGATAATCGGAGAGGTTTCCTTTTCTAGTGTTTCGTCTGCCATCTCCCAGGCGGAGAAGCTCATCCAGAGAGAAATAAACCCGGTAGTCTACCCTCCCGCCGAGTTCAAGCAAAAAGTAAAAGAAGACCATCATTTCGTAAAGACTGTGCTCGAGAATGAGAAGATTTTTCTGGTAGGTAATGAAGGTGAGCTTCAAAAACTGAAAGCCAGTGCAAGTTTAATTCAAACATATAGCTTTCCTGTGTCTAAAGCTAAACTGGCTGAGTTTTGTCGCCGACACCATATAAAAAAGCTGTCTCTTTTCGGTTCAGTGCTGAGGGAGGACTTCCGCCAGGACAGTGATATTGATATGCTGGTAGAGTTTGAACCCGGGCACGTTCCCGGACTTTTTGGACTGGCGGATATGGAGACTGAGCTTTCCGCATTATTAGATGGGCATAAGGTAGACCTGCGCACACCGGCCGACTTGAGTCGCTATTTCCGCGACCGTGTGCTAAGAGAAGCTGAGGTGCAATATGCCACCACCCGATGA
- a CDS encoding DUF86 domain-containing protein, with translation MPPPDDATRLHHILDSALKAVRFTSGKSRDDLDSDELLALALVRLLEVIGEASTGVTEEFRTKYPEIPWRQMADTRNRLIHGYFDINYELVWETTARELPPLIAKLEKALAQEGL, from the coding sequence ATGCCACCACCCGATGACGCTACCCGTCTACATCACATTCTGGATTCTGCTCTTAAGGCCGTTCGGTTCACTAGCGGGAAGAGCCGGGACGATTTAGACTCGGATGAATTACTCGCCTTGGCGCTGGTTCGCTTGCTGGAGGTAATCGGTGAGGCATCCACCGGCGTGACGGAGGAATTCCGCACCAAGTACCCGGAGATTCCGTGGCGCCAGATGGCGGACACGCGCAATCGCTTAATTCATGGCTACTTCGATATCAATTACGAGCTAGTCTGGGAGACGACCGCCCGTGAGCTACCCCCGCTTATTGCCAAGCTTGAGAAAGCGCTTGCCCAAGAAGGACTATGA